In Synechococcus sp. Nb3U1, one DNA window encodes the following:
- a CDS encoding VOC family protein, with the protein MALKQLGHVAVRVEDIPKAVEFYRQLGMVNVWQDADWAYMKAGEDGLALLGPGYRSAGPHFGFVFDNLQELEQEHQRLKSQGIPVGAIHEHRDGTASFYGKDPDGNLFEFLYEPAGTFAQTVAGQAVASGT; encoded by the coding sequence ATGGCACTCAAGCAACTCGGGCATGTCGCTGTTCGAGTCGAAGACATTCCTAAGGCGGTGGAGTTTTACCGTCAGTTGGGTATGGTCAATGTTTGGCAAGATGCAGACTGGGCCTACATGAAGGCGGGAGAGGATGGCTTAGCACTGTTGGGGCCAGGATATCGCTCGGCAGGGCCTCACTTTGGCTTTGTCTTCGATAACTTGCAGGAACTGGAGCAAGAGCACCAGCGCTTGAAATCCCAAGGGATCCCCGTAGGAGCCATTCACGAACATCGGGATGGCACGGCCTCTTTTTATGGCAAGGATCCCGACGGCAACCTATTTGAGTTTTTGTATGAGCCTGCCGGAACCTTTGCTCAAACCGTGGCAGGCCAAGCCGTTGCTTCAGGCACTTAG
- the psbM gene encoding photosystem II reaction center protein PsbM, translating to METNYLGLLGTMLAILVPAIFLVILYVQTSSKSSD from the coding sequence ATGGAAACAAACTACTTGGGCCTCCTGGGTACGATGTTGGCGATTTTGGTGCCCGCTATTTTCTTGGTGATCCTGTACGTGCAAACCTCTAGCAAGTCCAGCGACTGA
- a CDS encoding 2Fe-2S iron-sulfur cluster-binding protein, with protein MATIRFVNENQEIFVADGANLRLKALENQIDLYKMMAKLMNCGGNGQCGTCVVEILEGLENLSPRTEAENRKLKRKSDNYRLACQTKVLGDVSVKTKP; from the coding sequence ATGGCAACGATCCGCTTCGTCAACGAAAACCAGGAGATCTTCGTCGCTGATGGCGCCAACTTGAGGTTGAAGGCGCTGGAAAACCAGATTGATCTCTACAAAATGATGGCCAAGCTGATGAACTGCGGCGGCAATGGCCAATGTGGCACCTGTGTGGTGGAAATCCTGGAAGGGTTGGAAAACCTCTCGCCGCGTACCGAAGCCGAAAACCGCAAGCTCAAGCGCAAATCCGACAACTACCGCCTTGCCTGCCAGACCAAAGTGCTAGGAGATGTTTCCGTCAAGACCAAACCCTAA
- the psbB gene encoding photosystem II chlorophyll-binding protein CP47 — MGLPWYRVHTVVLNDPGRLISVHLMHTALVAGWAGSMALYETAIFDPSDPVLNPMWRQGMFVMPFMARLGVENSWGGWNIYGESVANAGFWTFEGVATAHIVLSGLLFLAACWHWVYWDLELFRDPRTGEPALDLPKMFGIHLLLAGILCFGFGAFHLTGVFGPGMWVSDPYATTGHVQPVAPEWGPAGFNPYNAGGVVAHHIAAGIVGIIAGLFHLTVRPPQRLYRALRMGNIETVLSSSIAAVFFAAFVVAGTMWYGSATTPVELFGPTRYQWDSGYYSQEINRRVNAAMEAGMTRNEAYESLPGSLLFYDYVGNSPAKGGLFRAGPMNKGDGLATEWLGYPVFRDQEGRELTVQRLPNFFETFPVILRDADGVVRADIPFRRAESRYSFEQVGVTVEFFGGKLDGQVFTDPATVKKYARKAQLGQLFEFDRETPKADGTFHTSPRGWFTFGHAVFALLFFFGHIWHGSRTLFRDVFAGIDPDMSEEMVEFGVFQKLGDPTTRKAQEA, encoded by the coding sequence ATGGGACTACCGTGGTATCGGGTCCATACGGTTGTACTGAATGACCCAGGTCGTCTGATCTCGGTGCACCTCATGCATACCGCTCTGGTAGCAGGGTGGGCCGGATCGATGGCGCTTTATGAAACAGCCATTTTTGATCCGTCGGATCCCGTCCTGAACCCGATGTGGCGTCAGGGCATGTTTGTAATGCCATTTATGGCTCGCCTTGGGGTGGAAAACTCCTGGGGTGGCTGGAATATCTATGGTGAGAGCGTGGCCAATGCAGGCTTCTGGACGTTTGAAGGGGTAGCCACTGCCCACATCGTCTTGTCTGGGCTGCTCTTTTTGGCCGCCTGCTGGCACTGGGTGTACTGGGATCTGGAGCTGTTCCGGGATCCCCGCACCGGTGAGCCGGCTCTAGATTTGCCGAAAATGTTTGGGATCCACCTGCTGTTGGCCGGGATCCTCTGTTTTGGATTTGGTGCTTTTCACCTGACCGGGGTATTCGGCCCTGGAATGTGGGTGAGCGATCCCTACGCAACCACAGGCCATGTGCAGCCGGTAGCACCGGAATGGGGTCCCGCTGGGTTTAACCCCTACAACGCAGGCGGTGTAGTCGCCCACCACATTGCTGCTGGCATCGTCGGTATTATCGCTGGCCTATTCCACCTGACGGTTCGTCCGCCCCAGCGCCTCTATCGCGCCCTGCGCATGGGGAATATCGAGACGGTGCTCTCGAGTTCGATTGCGGCGGTGTTTTTCGCAGCCTTTGTGGTGGCTGGTACCATGTGGTACGGCAGTGCCACGACCCCGGTGGAGCTGTTTGGCCCCACCCGCTATCAGTGGGATTCCGGTTACTACAGTCAGGAGATCAATCGGCGAGTGAATGCGGCCATGGAAGCCGGTATGACCCGTAATGAGGCTTATGAGTCCCTGCCGGGATCCCTGCTGTTCTACGACTATGTGGGCAATAGCCCGGCCAAGGGGGGTTTGTTCCGCGCTGGCCCCATGAACAAAGGGGATGGCTTGGCGACCGAGTGGCTGGGTTACCCCGTCTTCCGTGACCAAGAAGGGCGGGAACTGACGGTACAACGGTTGCCCAACTTCTTCGAGACCTTCCCCGTCATTTTGCGGGATGCGGATGGGGTGGTACGGGCGGATATTCCCTTCCGTCGGGCGGAATCTCGCTACAGCTTTGAGCAGGTGGGGGTGACGGTTGAGTTCTTTGGCGGTAAGTTGGACGGCCAAGTCTTCACCGATCCCGCAACCGTTAAGAAGTACGCCCGAAAAGCGCAGTTGGGTCAGTTGTTTGAGTTCGACCGCGAAACCCCGAAAGCGGATGGTACTTTCCACACCAGCCCCCGGGGATGGTTCACTTTTGGACATGCGGTCTTTGCGTTGCTGTTCTTCTTTGGCCACATCTGGCACGGCTCTCGCACTCTGTTCCGGGATGTGTTTGCCGGTATTGACCCGGATATGAGCGAAGAAATGGTGGAATTTGGTGTCTTCCAAAAGTTGGGGGATCCCACCACTCGCAAAGCCCAAGAAGCCTAA
- a CDS encoding photosystem II reaction center protein T → MEAIAYTFILFLTLGVLFFAIAFRETPKITKK, encoded by the coding sequence ATGGAAGCCATTGCCTACACCTTTATCCTGTTCCTGACGCTGGGCGTTCTGTTCTTTGCCATCGCCTTTCGGGAAACCCCCAAAATCACCAAAAAGTAA
- a CDS encoding response regulator, which translates to MATVLLVEDDPVNARVFDKVLRRRGGFEVFHSQNVEQILQLAQGHEVDVILLDVSLSQSTFRGEAVDGIRIAQLLKEDPKSNPIPIILVTAHAMRGDREAFLAQSGADGYIAKPVVDHEDMVNQVRKVLPQSSQKP; encoded by the coding sequence ATGGCAACAGTGCTGCTAGTGGAAGATGATCCCGTCAATGCCCGTGTTTTCGACAAGGTATTGCGGCGGCGGGGTGGGTTCGAGGTCTTCCACAGCCAGAATGTGGAGCAAATTTTGCAGTTGGCCCAAGGGCATGAGGTGGATGTGATTCTGCTGGATGTTTCCCTTTCCCAAAGCACCTTTCGGGGTGAGGCGGTAGACGGGATCCGCATTGCTCAACTGTTGAAAGAGGATCCCAAAAGCAACCCTATCCCCATCATTTTGGTGACGGCCCATGCCATGCGGGGTGACCGGGAGGCGTTTTTGGCCCAGAGCGGAGCAGATGGTTATATTGCCAAGCCGGTTGTCGATCACGAAGACATGGTGAACCAGGTGCGTAAGGTATTGCCACAGTCCTCCCAGAAACCGTAG
- the purQ gene encoding phosphoribosylformylglycinamidine synthase subunit PurQ has translation MSSVKFGIVVFPGSNCDRDVAWVTRGLLGCPTRLIWHSEPDLSGLDVVVLPGGFSYGDYLRCGAIARFAPVMGSLQDHVARGGYVLGICNGFQILTEAGLLPGALVRNANLHFICDRVGIRIERQDLIWTSAYPQGSTLTLPIAHGEGRYTCDPETLKQLQDQGQIVFRYDPVAPNGSLDQIAGLCSPSGRVLGLMPHPERAADPALPGQDGIPFWQSIVQSLAA, from the coding sequence ATGTCCAGTGTGAAGTTCGGTATCGTTGTCTTTCCAGGATCTAATTGCGATCGGGATGTAGCCTGGGTAACGCGGGGATTGCTGGGCTGTCCTACCCGCCTGATTTGGCATTCGGAGCCAGATCTATCAGGGTTGGATGTGGTGGTGCTACCGGGGGGCTTCAGCTATGGGGATTACCTCCGCTGTGGGGCCATCGCTCGCTTTGCCCCGGTGATGGGATCCCTGCAAGACCATGTGGCGCGGGGGGGCTATGTGCTGGGCATTTGCAATGGCTTTCAGATCTTGACGGAGGCGGGCCTGCTGCCGGGAGCCCTGGTGCGCAATGCCAATCTGCATTTCATCTGCGACCGAGTGGGCATTCGCATCGAGCGACAGGATTTAATCTGGACAAGTGCCTATCCCCAGGGATCCACCCTTACCCTGCCAATTGCTCATGGGGAGGGGCGCTACACCTGCGATCCAGAGACCCTCAAGCAGCTTCAGGATCAGGGTCAGATCGTCTTTCGCTATGATCCAGTGGCTCCCAATGGATCCCTTGATCAGATTGCCGGCCTTTGTAGCCCCTCCGGTCGAGTGTTAGGGCTGATGCCCCACCCGGAACGGGCCGCCGATCCAGCGTTGCCGGGACAAGACGGGATCCCTTTTTGGCAGTCGATTGTGCAGAGCTTGGCAGCTTAG
- the purS gene encoding phosphoribosylformylglycinamidine synthase subunit PurS — MQFQAQIQIHLRPSVLDPAGVAVQSSLHQLGHTQVQQVRIGKHIQLQLEAPDAETAQKRVGQLCDQLLANPVIETYHIQVDPIGS, encoded by the coding sequence ATGCAGTTCCAGGCCCAGATCCAGATTCACCTGCGCCCCTCTGTGCTTGACCCCGCCGGTGTGGCGGTGCAGTCCAGCCTGCATCAGTTGGGCCATACCCAGGTGCAGCAGGTGCGCATCGGCAAGCACATTCAACTTCAACTAGAAGCCCCAGATGCCGAAACGGCGCAAAAACGGGTGGGGCAACTGTGCGATCAACTCCTGGCCAATCCGGTGATCGAGACCTATCACATCCAGGTGGATCCCATCGGTTCTTGA
- a CDS encoding ABC transporter permease translates to MDTLRVVAIAHNVFRETIRDRILYLVMVFAVVMLGAIVLIPEVANQAHNKVIADLGLAAIHFLGLIVAIFVGTGLVNKEIEKRTVYVLIAKPMSRAEFIVGKHLGLAALLSVLLAIMTAIFLLGLLLVQAEIPLFALLWAAVFIFLELVLIVAAALLFGVFTSSILATLYTIALFLMGHASRALLQLSRLVEDAGFGKVFEVIYLVLPDLERLNLRDAAVYGQIPSAGELLGDALYGLVYTTLLLILAVLVFARRQF, encoded by the coding sequence ATGGATACGTTGCGAGTGGTGGCCATTGCCCATAACGTTTTCCGAGAGACGATTCGGGATCGGATTCTCTACCTGGTAATGGTGTTTGCGGTGGTCATGCTGGGGGCCATTGTTTTGATTCCGGAAGTGGCCAACCAAGCCCACAACAAAGTCATTGCCGATCTGGGGCTGGCGGCGATTCATTTCCTCGGCTTGATTGTGGCAATTTTCGTCGGCACAGGGTTGGTCAACAAAGAAATTGAAAAGCGTACCGTCTACGTGTTGATCGCCAAACCCATGAGTCGGGCGGAGTTTATCGTCGGTAAGCATCTGGGGCTGGCGGCCTTGTTGTCGGTGCTGCTGGCGATCATGACGGCGATTTTTCTGCTGGGCCTGTTGCTGGTGCAGGCGGAAATCCCTCTGTTCGCCCTTCTCTGGGCGGCGGTGTTTATCTTCCTAGAGCTGGTGTTGATCGTGGCGGCAGCGTTGCTGTTTGGGGTGTTTACCTCCTCGATTTTGGCCACCCTCTACACGATTGCCCTGTTCCTCATGGGCCATGCCAGCCGCGCCCTGCTGCAACTGAGCAGGTTGGTGGAGGATGCCGGGTTTGGCAAGGTGTTCGAGGTGATCTATCTGGTTTTGCCCGACCTGGAACGTCTTAATCTGAGAGATGCCGCCGTTTACGGCCAGATTCCATCGGCAGGAGAGCTGCTGGGGGATGCCCTCTATGGCTTGGTCTATACGACTCTGCTGCTCATCCTAGCGGTGTTGGTGTTTGCACGGCGTCAATTTTGA
- a CDS encoding 2-phosphosulfolactate phosphatase family protein: MRFFHFHTPEQVPLSGIPECAVVIDVLRATTTIATALAAGAEAVQVFAHLQQLQEVSQAWPAPKRLLAGERGGKTVVGFDLGNSPLDYTPERVQDKRIFMSTTNGTRSLQRVEGIPVVITAALVNLGAVVDFLKAGAFEEVWLVGSGWEGAFALEDTVCAGAILHRLGCQTHLEQLGNDEALAALALYHTWQGALLELVRRSSHGQRLLGLGPENETDLAYCADVDRLAVVPRQLQPGILASAS; the protein is encoded by the coding sequence ATGCGTTTTTTCCATTTCCATACCCCTGAACAGGTGCCTCTGTCCGGGATCCCCGAATGTGCGGTGGTCATCGATGTGTTGCGAGCCACCACCACCATTGCCACGGCGCTGGCAGCGGGAGCAGAAGCGGTACAGGTGTTTGCCCATTTGCAGCAGCTGCAGGAGGTGAGCCAAGCTTGGCCAGCCCCCAAGCGGCTCTTGGCCGGAGAACGGGGGGGTAAAACAGTGGTGGGATTCGATCTGGGCAATTCTCCCCTGGACTACACACCGGAACGGGTTCAGGATAAGCGCATTTTTATGAGCACCACCAACGGCACCCGCAGCCTACAGCGCGTTGAAGGGATCCCTGTGGTGATTACGGCAGCGCTGGTGAACTTGGGAGCGGTGGTGGATTTTCTCAAGGCGGGGGCCTTTGAGGAGGTGTGGCTGGTGGGATCCGGCTGGGAGGGAGCTTTTGCTTTGGAAGATACCGTGTGTGCCGGGGCCATTTTGCATCGTCTGGGGTGTCAAACCCATCTGGAGCAGCTGGGCAACGACGAGGCGCTTGCGGCCTTGGCTTTGTATCACACTTGGCAGGGGGCTCTGCTGGAACTAGTGCGGCGCTCCAGTCATGGGCAGCGGCTTTTGGGGCTTGGGCCAGAGAATGAGACGGATCTGGCCTACTGTGCCGATGTGGATCGCTTGGCAGTCGTACCTCGACAGCTGCAGCCTGGGATCCTGGCCAGTGCCAGCTAG
- the argC gene encoding N-acetyl-gamma-glutamyl-phosphate reductase — protein sequence MSNSAAAPRPSHPTEAVRVGIIGASGYGGVQLVRLLSEHPGVQMTYLAGQDSVGKRYGDLYPQLAHMVDLSIQPVDVDRIAASSDVVFLSLPNGLAADLAPPLLAKGCKVLDLSADYRFRNLATYQSWYRMGQADPNWPSPEYRQANEGSVYGLPELYRESIAQAQLVGCPGCYPTASLLAVAPLLRQGLVELDSLIFDAKSGVSGAGRAAKVGSLFAEVDGSFAAYGVAQHRHTPEIEQACSDLAHTPITVQFTPHLVPMVRGIHVTLYATLRDPGLVGEDLLTIYNAFYRQSAWVRVLPRGVYPQTKWVSGTNSCMIGVEVDSRTNRVIVLSVIDNLMKGQAGQAVQCLNVMMGWPETLGLPRLAFYP from the coding sequence ATGTCCAACAGCGCCGCAGCGCCCCGTCCTTCTCACCCCACAGAAGCCGTTCGTGTCGGGATCATCGGTGCCTCTGGCTACGGGGGGGTACAGCTGGTGCGGTTGCTGAGCGAACATCCCGGCGTGCAAATGACTTATCTAGCTGGGCAAGACAGCGTCGGTAAACGATACGGAGATCTCTACCCCCAATTGGCCCATATGGTGGATCTGTCGATTCAGCCGGTGGATGTGGATCGAATTGCCGCCAGCAGCGATGTAGTGTTTTTGTCCTTACCCAATGGATTGGCCGCGGATCTGGCCCCACCTCTCTTGGCCAAAGGCTGCAAAGTTTTGGATTTGTCGGCAGATTACCGCTTTCGCAACCTGGCCACCTATCAGTCTTGGTACCGCATGGGCCAAGCGGATCCCAACTGGCCCAGCCCCGAATATCGTCAAGCCAATGAGGGATCCGTCTATGGGTTGCCGGAACTATACCGGGAGTCGATCGCTCAAGCGCAATTGGTGGGGTGCCCTGGCTGCTATCCGACGGCCTCGTTGTTGGCCGTGGCCCCCCTCTTGCGGCAAGGGTTGGTAGAGCTAGACAGCCTCATTTTCGATGCCAAATCTGGCGTTTCTGGGGCAGGGCGAGCCGCTAAAGTGGGATCTTTGTTTGCGGAGGTGGATGGCTCTTTTGCCGCTTATGGGGTGGCACAACACCGCCATACCCCCGAGATCGAGCAAGCCTGTTCTGATTTGGCCCACACCCCGATCACGGTGCAATTTACCCCCCATTTGGTGCCAATGGTGCGAGGCATTCATGTCACCCTGTATGCCACCCTGCGGGATCCCGGCCTGGTGGGGGAAGACCTGCTCACCATCTACAACGCCTTTTATCGCCAATCGGCTTGGGTGAGGGTTCTACCCCGGGGCGTTTACCCGCAAACCAAATGGGTCTCGGGGACGAACAGCTGCATGATCGGGGTGGAGGTGGATAGCCGCACCAACCGTGTCATCGTCCTTTCAGTGATCGACAACCTAATGAAGGGCCAAGCGGGACAGGCGGTGCAGTGCCTAAATGTGATGATGGGTTGGCCAGAAACTCTGGGCTTGCCCCGGCTGGCCTTTTACCCCTAG
- a CDS encoding pentapeptide repeat-containing protein, which translates to MITVRTAADLLEHYAAWERDFIGICLHGASLPAAYLREINLKGSHLPGIDLQGAMLCGSHLEGVHLHGGNLSQANLESCSLQDSHLEEVDLSEANLRGSNLHRANLQGSRLEGADLRITILRRANLQQAHLQRAQLTEADLNLANLRGANLFQANLNEASLEQADLSACTLWQTNLRGANLRGALLRLANGQTANLQGVNLSQAVLIGANLRGADLRGAQLTGAAFGGAYFDSLTQFDADFDPIAQGMRRLY; encoded by the coding sequence ATGATCACCGTTCGCACCGCTGCCGATCTGCTGGAGCACTATGCCGCCTGGGAACGAGACTTTATCGGCATTTGCCTGCACGGCGCCAGCTTGCCAGCCGCCTACTTGCGAGAGATCAACCTCAAGGGATCCCATCTGCCGGGGATTGATCTGCAGGGGGCCATGCTGTGTGGATCCCATCTGGAGGGGGTTCATCTGCACGGGGGTAACCTCAGCCAAGCCAACCTAGAGAGCTGTAGCCTCCAGGATAGCCATCTGGAGGAGGTCGATCTGAGTGAGGCCAATTTGCGCGGCTCCAACCTGCACCGAGCCAATTTGCAGGGATCCCGTCTGGAGGGGGCGGACTTGCGCATCACCATTTTGCGACGGGCTAACCTGCAGCAGGCACACCTACAAAGAGCTCAACTGACAGAGGCCGACCTGAATCTAGCGAATTTGCGCGGGGCCAATTTGTTTCAAGCCAACTTGAATGAAGCCAGCCTCGAACAAGCGGATCTGAGCGCCTGTACCCTCTGGCAGACCAACCTGAGGGGGGCGAATTTACGTGGGGCTCTCCTACGCCTAGCCAACGGTCAAACGGCCAATCTCCAAGGTGTCAATTTGAGCCAGGCGGTGCTGATCGGAGCCAATTTGCGGGGGGCCGATCTGCGAGGGGCACAGTTGACAGGAGCAGCCTTTGGCGGTGCCTATTTCGACAGCCTTACCCAATTTGATGCCGACTTTGATCCCATCGCTCAGGGTATGCGGCGGCTATACTGA
- the pdxA gene encoding 4-hydroxythreonine-4-phosphate dehydrogenase PdxA: MMLPASPPPKLALTLGDPLGIGPEIILKALAESEVQACGQMTVVGNRQVLEATYQALKERTHTPLADPAHLSIWECDTDFRLHPSDLGQGNPDSGAASFIYLKTAIEQTLLGQFQAIVTAPIAKYLWHQAGYRFPGQTEVLAQFSHSERYGMLFVARSPFSHWQLRVLLATTHIPLRKVPDRLTPDLLRAKLDLLVGSLQQTFGISDPVIAVAGLNPHAGEQGQLGDEEQRWLTHLLQTYSKARTWGPLPPDTMWLSPAQAWHSLGSAAVADAYVALYHDQGLIPVKMLAFDRAVNMTIGLPFIRTSPDHGTAFDIAGKGVARADSLKQAILLAAERFPIDRVLS; the protein is encoded by the coding sequence ATGATGTTACCTGCTTCTCCACCCCCCAAACTGGCCCTGACCCTTGGGGATCCACTCGGCATTGGCCCGGAAATTATTCTCAAGGCGCTTGCGGAATCTGAAGTGCAAGCCTGTGGACAAATGACGGTGGTGGGCAACCGACAGGTGTTAGAAGCCACCTACCAAGCCTTGAAGGAGAGAACCCACACGCCCCTAGCCGATCCGGCCCATCTTTCGATTTGGGAATGTGATACGGATTTTCGGCTTCATCCCTCTGATCTTGGCCAGGGCAATCCTGACAGTGGTGCTGCCAGTTTTATTTATCTCAAAACGGCGATTGAACAAACTCTGCTGGGACAGTTTCAAGCGATTGTCACCGCTCCTATTGCCAAATACCTCTGGCATCAAGCGGGCTACCGTTTCCCCGGTCAAACCGAAGTTTTGGCGCAATTCAGCCACTCTGAACGCTACGGCATGTTATTCGTGGCCCGTTCCCCCTTCAGCCACTGGCAGCTGCGGGTCCTGTTGGCAACCACCCACATTCCCCTGCGCAAAGTTCCAGATAGGCTCACCCCAGATCTGCTGCGGGCCAAATTGGACTTGCTAGTGGGATCCCTGCAACAGACCTTTGGAATTTCTGATCCGGTGATCGCAGTAGCTGGACTGAATCCGCACGCGGGCGAACAAGGTCAACTGGGAGATGAAGAGCAGCGATGGCTGACCCATTTGCTCCAAACCTACTCCAAGGCACGCACCTGGGGGCCGCTCCCACCGGACACGATGTGGCTATCTCCCGCCCAAGCCTGGCACAGTCTGGGCTCCGCCGCTGTCGCTGATGCTTATGTGGCCCTTTATCATGACCAAGGGTTGATCCCCGTCAAGATGCTGGCTTTTGATCGGGCGGTGAATATGACAATTGGCCTGCCTTTTATTCGCACCTCCCCCGACCATGGCACAGCTTTTGATATTGCTGGGAAAGGGGTCGCCCGTGCCGATAGCCTCAAGCAAGCAATTTTATTGGCAGCAGAACGGTTCCCCATTGACAGGGTGCTCTCTTGA
- the aroB gene encoding 3-dehydroquinate synthase, with protein sequence MAPRLIPVKLPSSQYDILIHAPEGPSGHSLIQLGSQMQARGLSGKAMVVSHPVIAKHFAAGLMQGLQEAGFEARLCLLPAGERFKTPRSIAKIHDAALAFGLERSSSLIALGGGVIGDMAGFAAATWLRGIPFVQVPTSLLAMVDASIGGKTGVNHPQGKNLIGAFHQPRLVWIDPTVLKTLPAREFSSALAEVIKYGVIQAPDVFEFLEDRPKLSRYADFAPADLHHLLVRSAECKALVVQQDEKEGGLRAILNYGHTLGHALESVTHYRRYLHGEAVAVGMVAAGEIAQRLGWWSAGEAQRQRQLIKKAGLPSQWPTGIPWEAVLQAMQADKKVKQGRIRFILPRQIGQAELTDQVNLEQVRAAVEAITAA encoded by the coding sequence ATGGCTCCCCGTCTAATTCCCGTCAAGCTGCCCAGCAGCCAATACGACATTCTCATCCATGCCCCCGAAGGCCCCAGCGGCCATAGCCTGATCCAGTTGGGATCCCAGATGCAGGCGCGCGGGCTTTCCGGCAAGGCCATGGTGGTGAGCCATCCGGTGATCGCCAAGCACTTTGCGGCAGGGCTAATGCAGGGGCTACAGGAAGCGGGCTTTGAGGCACGGCTGTGTTTGCTCCCCGCCGGAGAACGCTTCAAAACACCGCGCTCAATCGCCAAAATTCACGATGCCGCCCTGGCCTTTGGCCTAGAGCGCTCCTCCAGCCTCATCGCCTTGGGGGGTGGGGTGATCGGGGATATGGCGGGCTTTGCGGCAGCAACCTGGCTGCGCGGGATCCCGTTCGTGCAGGTACCCACATCGTTACTGGCGATGGTGGATGCTTCCATTGGCGGCAAAACCGGAGTCAACCACCCGCAGGGGAAGAATTTGATCGGGGCCTTTCATCAACCCCGTCTGGTGTGGATCGACCCAACGGTGCTGAAAACTCTACCCGCTCGGGAGTTCTCCTCTGCCTTGGCAGAGGTAATCAAATACGGCGTTATCCAGGCCCCCGATGTGTTTGAGTTTCTGGAAGATCGGCCCAAACTGAGCCGTTATGCCGACTTTGCCCCCGCCGATCTGCATCACCTGTTGGTGCGCTCTGCCGAGTGTAAAGCGCTGGTGGTTCAACAAGATGAAAAAGAAGGGGGATTGCGGGCCATTCTCAACTACGGCCATACCCTTGGCCATGCCCTCGAAAGTGTTACCCACTATCGCCGTTATCTGCATGGGGAAGCCGTCGCCGTGGGCATGGTAGCAGCCGGAGAAATTGCCCAACGCTTGGGGTGGTGGAGTGCCGGAGAGGCCCAGCGGCAACGACAACTGATTAAAAAAGCCGGTTTGCCCAGCCAGTGGCCGACCGGGATCCCTTGGGAAGCAGTGTTGCAGGCGATGCAGGCGGATAAAAAAGTCAAGCAGGGGCGGATTCGTTTCATTTTGCCCCGCCAAATTGGCCAGGCGGAACTGACGGATCAGGTCAACCTGGAGCAGGTGCGAGCTGCTGTAGAGGCCATCACCGCAGCCTAA